From the Vicia villosa cultivar HV-30 ecotype Madison, WI unplaced genomic scaffold, Vvil1.0 ctg.001057F_1_1, whole genome shotgun sequence genome, one window contains:
- the LOC131632966 gene encoding equilibrative nucleotide transporter 3-like, whose product MVDTEPPPRLEGKYAAIVICWFLGIGGLFAWNSMLTIVDYYIYLFPKYHPSRVLTIVYQPFAFGTLAILAYNEAKINTRLRNLFGYTVFFFGILALLILDLATSGKGGIGTFIGICIVSGVFGISDAHVQGGMVGDLSYMLPEFIQSFLAGSAASGAIISVLRLITKAVFENSPNGLRKGAILFFALSAFFEFLCVVLYASVFPKLAIVKYYRSKTASEGSKTVTADLAAAGIQTSPGEATEDSKQQERKGMKQLFVENIDYALDLFLIYVLTLSIFPGFLSEDTGSHSLGTWYALVLIAMFNICDLLGRYIPLVKILNLESRKLIMIAVISRFLLIPAFYFTAKYGTQGWMILLTSFLGLTNGYLTICVFTSAPKGYKGPEQNALGNMLVLCLLGGLFAGVTLDWLWLIGKGW is encoded by the exons ATGGTCGACACTGAGCCTCCACCGCGTCTTGAG GGTAAATATGCTGCAATAGTGATTTGCTGGTTTCTTGGTATTGGAGGTCTTTTTGCTTGGAACAGTATGCTGACTATAGTAGATTACTATATTTACTTGTTTCCG AAATACCACCCTTCTAGGGTGCTAACTATTGTATATCAGCCATTTGCATTTGGAACACTAGCAATTCTGGCTTACAATGAGGCGAAAATCAATACAAGACTACGGAACTTGTTTGGATATACCGTCTTTTTCTTTGGCATTTTGGCATTGTTAATT TTGGATTTAGCAACATCTGGTAAAGGAGGGATTGGAACTTTCATTGGCATATGCATAGTTAGTGGTGTATTTGGAATATCAGATGCTCATGTACAAGGCGGAATGGTTGGAGACTTGTCCTACATGCTTCCAGAATTCATTCAG TCTTTCCTCGCTGGTTCTGCAGCGTCCGGGGCCATAATATCGGTTTTGAGGTTAATTACAAAAGCAGTATTTGAGAATTCTCCAAACGGTCTTCGCAAAGGAGCTA TTCTGTTCTTTGCCCTATCCGCATTTTTTGAGTTTCTGTGTGTTGTTCTCTATGCATCTGTCTTTCCTAAACTAGCAATCGTGAAGTATTACCGTTCAAAAACAGCATCCGAAGGATCCAAAACGGTTACAGCTGACCTTGCTGCCGCAGGCATACAGACCTCACCGGGCGAA GCAACTGAAGATTCAAAACAGCAGGAGCGCAAAGGAATGAAACAGTTGTTTGTAGAAAACATTGATTATGCACTTGATTTGTTCCTGATTTATGTGCTAACACTGTCTATTTTCCCCGGCTTCTTATCAGAAGATACTGGATCACATAGTTTAGGCACATG GTATGCTCTTGTTTTAATTGCCATGTTTAATATATGTGATCTTCTCGGAAGATACATTCCACTTGTGAAAATATTAAACTTGGAGTCAAGAAAGTTGATCATGATAGCAGTTATTTCTCGTTTTTTACTTATACCGGCATTTTATTTCACTGCAAAGTATGGTACTCAGGGCTGGATGATATTGTTGACATCTTTCTTGGGGTTAACCAATGGTTACCTCACTATCTGCGTTTTCACTTCTGCACCTAAAGGTTACAAG GGACCTGAACAAAATGCTTTGGGGAATATGTTGGTGTTGTGTCTTCTTGGAGGTCTTTTTGCAGGGGTAACACTTGACTGGTTGTGGTTAATAGGTAAAGGATGGTGA